The proteins below are encoded in one region of Flavobacterium sp. IMCC34852:
- a CDS encoding ABC transporter ATP-binding protein, with protein sequence MLKIQNISFSYQEKPTIHSLSFALEKGKNLAIIGESGCGKSTLLKLIYGLYDLNDGQIFWNEQEVLGPKFHLIPGMAYMKYLAQDFDLMPFITVAENVGKYLSNIYAEKKQARIAELLEIVEMTEFASVKAQYLSGGQMQRVALARVLALEPEVLLLDEPFSHIDNFRKNSLRRKLFAYLKEKQITTIVATHDSSDVLSFSDAVLVMQNGQIIASDSPKNLYQNPTSKYIASLFGDVNEIEIEGKNQYVYPHQLKVVPKSVLQVEIINCYYKGSHYLVEAKHNKEIIFFENPTNLKCGTTIYLEIKNPEID encoded by the coding sequence ATGCTGAAAATCCAAAACATTTCCTTTTCCTATCAAGAAAAGCCAACAATACATTCCCTTTCTTTTGCGTTAGAGAAAGGCAAAAACTTAGCAATTATAGGCGAAAGCGGCTGCGGTAAAAGTACTTTGCTCAAATTGATTTACGGTTTGTATGATTTAAACGATGGGCAAATTTTTTGGAATGAGCAAGAAGTTTTAGGTCCGAAATTCCATTTGATACCCGGTATGGCATACATGAAATATTTGGCTCAAGATTTTGATTTGATGCCTTTTATTACCGTGGCTGAAAATGTTGGGAAATACTTATCAAACATTTATGCTGAAAAAAAGCAAGCACGTATAGCTGAATTATTGGAGATTGTCGAGATGACCGAATTTGCTTCGGTAAAAGCCCAATATTTGAGTGGCGGACAAATGCAACGCGTGGCTTTGGCCAGAGTTTTAGCACTCGAACCGGAAGTTTTACTTTTAGACGAACCATTCAGTCATATCGATAATTTTAGAAAGAACAGTCTGCGCCGAAAATTATTTGCCTATCTGAAAGAAAAACAAATCACTACCATAGTCGCAACCCATGACAGCTCTGATGTATTGTCGTTTTCGGATGCCGTATTGGTGATGCAAAACGGCCAAATCATCGCCTCCGATTCACCTAAAAATTTATACCAAAATCCAACAAGCAAATACATTGCCTCACTTTTTGGTGATGTGAATGAAATCGAAATTGAAGGCAAAAACCAATACGTTTATCCTCACCAATTAAAAGTGGTTCCGAAATCTGTTTTACAAGTTGAGATTATTAATTGTTATTATAAAGGCAGTCATTATCTGGTGGAAGCCAAGCACAATAAGGAAATCATTTTCTTTGAAAATCCAACGAATCTTAAATGCGGAACTACCATTTATCTCGAAATAAAAAACCCTGAAATCGATTAA
- a CDS encoding prolyl oligopeptidase family serine peptidase has product MKLRFTLLLLIGLGFSSLAQENLNFQKPSAEILALADFERSPSVSMDSKKEYMLLSYRNTYKTLDDLNQEEMRLGGLRINPITNISSTVTYINNLKLRKVTDRVETQVSGLPQNARITNVSWSQNEKKIGFTNTTNTGVELWVIDVVTASAKKITDANLNANLGSPYSWMKDNETLLVKMLPKNRPALIDGKKDLPKGPTVSTSDGSKSQNRTYQDLLKNKTDEANFDALVTSELYKVSLSGKTELFKSADIYAGESFSPDGNYLMLTTIQKPYSYIVPLSRFPQKSVVCDINGKEIKTVNEVPLTEIMPKGFSSVRKGKRSMNWRADKPATLSYVVALDEGDQAKKVDFRDEVFNWDAPFSTEPKSILKTQQRFSGIIWGNETTAIAYDDWYDTRNQKTYLFNPSNPNEAPKIIWDRNSQDIYSDPGNFETKRNQYNRYVLAIENNNAYLIGDGFTKEGQFPFITEFNLATQKSKRLYTSTFKDKKEDLQSIEDFKKGDVLVQIQSKTDFPNYYFRNIKSGKLTQITNFKNPFESIKNVYKEVIKYKRKDGVELSGTLYLPAGYDRTKKAEKLPLLIWAYPEEFKDKNSAGQNNKNPNEFTFPNYGSFVYWVTKGYAVLDDASFPIIGEGKTEPNDTFMPQLIANAEAAIDAVDNLGYINRKKVAIGGHSYGAFMTANLLTHSNLFACGIARSGAYNRTLTPFGFQSEQRNYWDVPEIYNGMSPFMNADKMKTPLLLVHGDADNNPGTFTLQSERYFQALKNLGAPVRLVLLPKESHGYAAKDNILHLLWEQDQFLEKYLKN; this is encoded by the coding sequence ATGAAATTACGTTTTACTTTACTGCTCTTAATCGGATTGGGGTTTTCATCACTGGCGCAGGAAAATCTGAATTTCCAAAAACCATCTGCCGAAATTTTGGCTTTGGCCGATTTTGAACGTTCGCCTTCTGTAAGTATGGATTCTAAAAAAGAATACATGCTTTTGAGTTACCGAAACACCTATAAAACGCTCGACGATTTAAATCAAGAAGAAATGCGTTTGGGAGGTTTGAGAATCAATCCTATTACCAACATTTCGAGCACAGTGACTTATATCAATAATTTGAAATTGAGAAAAGTAACTGACAGAGTGGAAACGCAAGTTTCAGGCTTACCACAAAATGCCCGAATCACCAATGTTTCTTGGTCGCAAAACGAAAAGAAAATCGGGTTCACCAACACTACCAATACCGGAGTAGAACTTTGGGTGATTGATGTAGTTACGGCTTCCGCCAAAAAAATTACTGACGCGAATTTGAATGCCAACTTGGGCAGTCCGTACAGTTGGATGAAAGATAACGAAACGCTTTTGGTTAAAATGCTACCCAAAAATCGTCCGGCATTAATTGACGGCAAGAAAGATTTGCCCAAAGGGCCAACGGTTTCAACCAGCGACGGTTCAAAATCACAAAACAGAACTTACCAAGATTTGTTAAAAAACAAAACTGATGAAGCCAATTTTGATGCTTTGGTAACTTCTGAATTGTATAAAGTTTCTTTATCCGGAAAAACAGAATTATTCAAATCGGCCGACATTTACGCCGGAGAAAGTTTCTCACCGGATGGCAATTATTTGATGCTGACTACTATTCAAAAACCTTATTCTTACATCGTTCCGCTAAGTCGTTTTCCGCAAAAATCGGTGGTTTGTGATATAAACGGAAAAGAAATTAAAACCGTAAATGAAGTGCCTTTGACTGAAATAATGCCCAAAGGTTTTTCCTCCGTACGAAAAGGAAAAAGGAGTATGAACTGGAGAGCTGATAAGCCCGCAACTCTATCTTATGTTGTAGCGTTAGACGAAGGTGACCAAGCCAAAAAAGTGGATTTCAGAGATGAAGTGTTCAACTGGGATGCGCCTTTTTCGACAGAACCAAAATCAATTTTGAAAACCCAACAACGTTTCAGCGGAATTATCTGGGGCAACGAAACCACGGCTATCGCCTATGACGATTGGTATGATACTCGCAACCAAAAAACGTATTTGTTCAATCCTTCAAATCCGAATGAAGCGCCAAAAATTATCTGGGATAGAAATTCGCAAGACATTTACAGCGATCCCGGGAATTTTGAAACCAAAAGAAACCAATACAATCGATACGTTTTAGCGATTGAAAATAACAATGCTTATTTAATCGGCGACGGTTTTACCAAAGAAGGTCAGTTCCCGTTTATCACCGAATTCAATTTGGCTACCCAAAAATCAAAACGATTGTACACTTCAACTTTCAAAGACAAAAAAGAAGATTTACAATCGATAGAAGATTTCAAAAAAGGCGATGTTTTGGTACAAATTCAGTCGAAGACCGACTTCCCGAATTACTACTTCCGCAACATCAAATCGGGCAAGCTGACACAAATCACCAACTTCAAGAACCCTTTTGAAAGCATCAAAAATGTGTACAAAGAAGTGATTAAATACAAAAGAAAAGACGGTGTCGAATTATCCGGAACCCTTTATTTACCGGCCGGTTATGACCGAACTAAGAAAGCTGAGAAATTGCCGTTACTAATTTGGGCTTACCCGGAAGAATTTAAAGATAAAAACAGCGCCGGTCAAAATAACAAAAACCCTAATGAATTTACATTCCCGAATTATGGTTCGTTTGTGTATTGGGTAACCAAAGGCTATGCGGTTTTGGATGATGCTTCGTTTCCTATTATCGGTGAAGGCAAAACCGAACCTAACGATACTTTTATGCCGCAATTGATTGCCAATGCGGAAGCTGCGATTGATGCAGTAGACAATTTAGGTTACATCAACCGCAAAAAAGTGGCGATTGGAGGCCATTCCTATGGTGCGTTTATGACGGCTAATTTGTTAACTCACTCTAATTTATTTGCCTGCGGAATAGCCCGAAGTGGTGCTTACAATAGAACGTTGACGCCTTTTGGGTTCCAAAGTGAACAAAGAAATTATTGGGATGTACCGGAAATTTACAACGGTATGTCGCCGTTTATGAATGCCGATAAAATGAAAACCCCATTATTATTAGTTCACGGTGATGCCGATAACAATCCGGGGACTTTCACTTTGCAATCAGAACGTTATTTCCAAGCGTTGAAAAATTTAGGCGCGCCGGTTCGTTTGGTTTTACTACCTAAGGAAAGTCACGGTTATGCTGCCAAAGACAATATTTTACACTTGCTTTGGGAACAAGATCAATTCTTAGAAAAATATTTGAAAAACTAA
- a CDS encoding ABC1 kinase family protein, which yields MKTLDKIPTGKIERAGQLVKTGIKVGGNYVAYYGEKIVNPSLTRDKLNENNAEDIYDGLKNLKGSALKVAQMLSMDKSIMPQAYVEKFSLSQFSVPPLSAPLVRKTFKKYLGKYPEELYDSFTPDAKNAASIGQVHQATKDGKNFAVKIQYPGVAESISSDLALVKPFAIRMFNIKGKDSDKYFKEVEDKLLEETDYVLELKQSLEVSEWCGKIENLRFPKYYPKYSSEKILTMEWIDGEHLSEFAAHNEDRNKGDKIGQALWDFYMYQMHHLKQVHADPHPGNFLIDAEGKLVAIDFGCIKHVPEEFYNPYFELAKPEIINNPKLFNEKLYELEILRHDDSPKEIEYFTKIFYDLLSLFTQPFHGDHFDFSDEDFFGKIAQMGEEFSKDTQLRKMNGNRGSKHFLYINRTFFGLYNLLHDLKARIDTKSFEKYLPN from the coding sequence ATGAAAACATTAGATAAAATTCCAACCGGAAAAATAGAACGCGCCGGACAGTTGGTTAAAACCGGAATCAAAGTTGGGGGCAATTACGTAGCCTATTATGGTGAAAAAATAGTCAATCCTTCTTTAACCCGAGACAAGCTCAACGAAAACAATGCCGAAGACATTTATGACGGTTTGAAAAACTTAAAAGGGAGTGCCTTGAAAGTAGCTCAAATGTTAAGCATGGATAAAAGCATCATGCCTCAAGCGTATGTGGAAAAGTTTTCTTTATCTCAATTTTCGGTTCCGCCATTATCAGCTCCATTGGTTCGAAAAACGTTTAAAAAGTATTTAGGGAAATATCCTGAAGAATTATACGATTCCTTCACTCCGGATGCCAAGAATGCGGCGAGTATCGGTCAGGTACACCAAGCAACAAAGGATGGGAAAAATTTTGCTGTGAAAATCCAATATCCGGGAGTGGCGGAAAGTATTAGTTCTGATTTGGCTTTGGTTAAGCCGTTTGCCATCAGAATGTTTAATATCAAAGGAAAAGATTCTGATAAATATTTTAAAGAAGTAGAAGACAAACTGCTCGAAGAAACCGATTATGTTTTAGAATTAAAACAGAGTTTAGAAGTATCTGAATGGTGTGGCAAGATTGAAAATCTGCGCTTTCCGAAATATTATCCGAAGTATTCCTCGGAAAAGATTTTAACGATGGAATGGATTGACGGTGAACATTTATCGGAATTCGCTGCGCACAATGAAGATAGAAACAAAGGAGATAAAATAGGGCAGGCGTTATGGGATTTTTATATGTACCAAATGCACCATTTGAAGCAAGTTCATGCCGATCCGCATCCGGGCAACTTTTTAATAGATGCAGAAGGAAAATTAGTAGCGATAGATTTTGGTTGTATCAAACATGTTCCCGAGGAGTTTTACAATCCGTATTTTGAACTAGCAAAACCGGAAATTATCAACAATCCAAAATTGTTCAACGAAAAACTGTACGAACTCGAAATATTGCGTCATGATGACAGCCCTAAGGAGATTGAGTATTTTACCAAAATATTCTACGACTTATTGAGCTTGTTCACCCAACCGTTTCACGGTGACCATTTCGATTTCTCGGATGAGGATTTCTTCGGAAAAATTGCCCAAATGGGAGAAGAGTTTTCTAAAGATACCCAACTCCGAAAAATGAACGGTAATCGAGGTTCGAAACACTTTTTGTACATCAACCGAACGTTTTTCGGACTCTATAATTTGTTACACGATTTAAAAGCAAGAATTGACACCAAGTCATTTGAAAAATATTTACCGAATTAA
- a CDS encoding outer membrane beta-barrel family protein: MRFKLLLLLLVSQCSILLAQTNNPGAITGKVIDKNSKQPLPYVNVSVLEEGKIITGGITQENGNFSIKNLALKKYTVEVQFIGFKKVTQEVTLSESNKSVNLNTIAIEEEAVQLAGVEIVKERSTIEQKIDRKVVNVGKDLIASGNTASEIMNNIPTVSVDPQTKELSLRGNSNVRVLIDGKPSNIDAAQLLQQIPSSSIKQIELITNPSAKYNPEGMSGIINIILHKNSQDGFNGSINSGVTFGVTPKVNSALNLNYKVGKVNFYTNYGFNHGQNENNGYINSFRPLFENRQEFGGSNLNTSHLVKLGMDYYINEKNSLSFYTNQNIVNGGGTGFTNIDYTGALLRDSRQTSDSDTENYTQTYDLAYKHDFDKKGETLDFQANFSNTESPENSDYWFNQENPTSTRFTNNDIKRETDYLQINLDYVNPLSETVKLEIGAETRLQKITNYFDETISEPSESYNRQGNSNFEFTRNIHSFYTNIGKQWKKWSVQAGVRLEQYEIEGDFQNVVTSSTPSENINDQSTIEDDIFAIYPSLFFNYKASDKDSFNFNFSRRVDRPSIGQISPIREWTTPLVESRGNPSLEPQFTNSFEVNYTRTTKIGSITTGVFYRQINDEIGRIIYKNPDNINQDIISYDNFDDNNAIGAEVSANLKLATWWSVNASSDAYFRTVRGTVQNANTQEQERAEADVVIFNARVNNNFVATKKLRFNLFAMYRGKDLGLQFERKPMYRMDIGSTYTVLKGKGSITARFNDVFETMHFAFDGNIPYRQVGAFYWESQTFYIGFNYMFGGGKNSAMQRKQRDQNETQGSGGLL; encoded by the coding sequence ATGAGATTTAAATTATTACTACTGTTATTAGTAAGTCAATGTTCCATTTTATTGGCACAAACCAATAATCCGGGAGCAATCACCGGAAAAGTAATCGACAAAAACAGCAAACAACCGCTTCCTTATGTAAATGTTTCGGTTTTGGAAGAAGGCAAAATCATAACCGGAGGCATTACACAAGAAAACGGTAACTTTTCAATTAAAAACTTAGCCTTAAAAAAATATACTGTTGAAGTACAATTTATCGGTTTCAAAAAAGTCACCCAAGAAGTTACATTGTCCGAAAGCAATAAAAGTGTCAATCTAAACACCATTGCCATTGAAGAAGAAGCAGTACAATTGGCCGGAGTGGAAATTGTAAAAGAGCGTTCTACTATTGAGCAAAAAATTGATAGAAAAGTAGTTAACGTCGGAAAGGATTTAATCGCATCAGGTAACACCGCTTCGGAAATTATGAATAATATTCCAACAGTAAGTGTTGACCCGCAAACCAAGGAATTAAGCTTAAGAGGAAATTCGAATGTTAGGGTTTTGATTGACGGCAAACCTTCTAACATTGACGCCGCTCAGTTACTACAACAAATTCCGTCCTCGTCCATCAAACAAATTGAGTTGATTACCAATCCTTCGGCCAAATACAATCCGGAAGGAATGAGCGGTATCATCAACATTATTTTACACAAAAATTCTCAAGACGGTTTTAACGGAAGCATCAATTCGGGTGTGACTTTTGGAGTAACGCCTAAAGTCAATTCGGCCTTGAACCTCAACTACAAAGTTGGGAAAGTAAATTTCTATACCAACTACGGATTCAATCACGGACAGAATGAAAATAATGGTTACATCAATAGTTTCCGACCGTTATTTGAGAACCGTCAAGAATTTGGTGGTTCTAATTTAAATACATCCCATTTGGTAAAATTGGGAATGGATTATTATATCAATGAAAAAAACAGCCTTTCCTTTTACACCAATCAAAATATCGTAAATGGCGGTGGTACCGGATTTACCAATATTGATTATACCGGTGCTTTACTGAGAGATTCCAGACAAACTTCTGATTCAGATACGGAAAATTATACCCAAACTTATGATTTAGCCTACAAGCATGATTTTGATAAAAAAGGAGAAACTTTAGATTTTCAAGCGAATTTTTCCAACACCGAAAGTCCTGAAAATTCGGATTATTGGTTCAATCAAGAAAATCCAACATCAACCAGATTCACCAATAACGATATTAAACGCGAAACAGATTATTTACAGATCAACTTAGACTATGTAAACCCATTATCCGAAACGGTTAAATTGGAAATCGGAGCTGAAACGCGTCTGCAAAAAATCACCAACTATTTTGATGAAACCATCAGCGAACCTTCAGAATCCTACAACAGACAAGGCAATTCAAATTTTGAATTCACCCGAAACATTCATTCCTTTTATACCAATATCGGAAAACAATGGAAAAAATGGAGCGTTCAAGCCGGTGTTCGTTTAGAGCAATATGAAATTGAGGGTGACTTTCAAAATGTAGTGACTTCTTCTACTCCGTCTGAAAACATTAACGACCAAAGCACCATTGAAGACGATATTTTCGCCATTTATCCATCCTTGTTTTTCAATTACAAAGCCAGCGACAAAGACTCTTTTAATTTCAACTTTTCAAGACGTGTCGACCGTCCGAGTATAGGTCAAATTAGTCCTATCAGAGAATGGACAACACCTTTGGTTGAATCCAGAGGAAATCCATCATTGGAACCGCAATTTACCAACTCTTTCGAAGTAAATTATACCAGGACTACTAAGATTGGTTCTATTACAACCGGTGTTTTTTACCGTCAAATCAATGATGAAATCGGAAGAATCATCTATAAAAATCCGGACAACATCAATCAGGATATCATTTCTTATGACAACTTTGATGACAACAATGCTATCGGTGCTGAAGTTTCCGCCAATTTAAAATTAGCTACTTGGTGGTCGGTTAATGCCAGTAGCGATGCCTATTTCAGAACCGTAAGAGGTACAGTGCAAAACGCCAATACCCAAGAACAAGAAAGAGCCGAAGCCGATGTAGTTATCTTCAACGCCAGAGTAAACAACAACTTTGTGGCTACTAAAAAATTGAGATTCAATTTATTTGCTATGTACAGAGGGAAAGATTTAGGATTGCAATTTGAGAGAAAACCAATGTACCGAATGGATATTGGTTCAACTTACACCGTTTTGAAAGGAAAAGGAAGCATCACAGCCCGTTTCAACGACGTTTTTGAAACCATGCATTTTGCCTTCGACGGAAACATTCCTTACAGACAGGTCGGAGCCTTTTATTGGGAAAGCCAAACTTTCTACATAGGATTCAATTACATGTTTGGCGGTGGAAAAAACAGTGCTATGCAACGCAAACAAAGAGATCAAAACGAAACACAAGGTAGTGGTGGCCTTTTATAA
- a CDS encoding TetR family transcriptional regulator C-terminal domain-containing protein, with protein MATAKKTREKKRAIDDNTLISLYMNDVLEHNETPKNTYIFCKKHSIEESDFYSFFGSLDAMKQAIWVKFFENAVATIEKEKDFESYTDKNKLLTLYFTLFEILTLNRSYVVFSLKENKEGLKNLFNLKEFRNHFKKYIVDTVKSEPSEPFGKVAEVTEPLYSEGAWLQFLFLLKFWMDDTSKGFEKTDVLIEKSVNTVVDLLDTKPLESLFDLGKFLWKEKMQ; from the coding sequence ATGGCTACTGCAAAAAAAACTAGAGAAAAGAAACGTGCTATTGATGACAATACTCTCATTTCATTGTATATGAATGATGTTTTGGAACACAACGAAACACCAAAGAACACTTATATCTTTTGTAAAAAACATTCGATTGAGGAAAGTGATTTTTATTCATTCTTTGGTTCACTTGATGCTATGAAGCAAGCTATTTGGGTCAAGTTTTTTGAAAATGCTGTGGCAACAATTGAAAAAGAGAAGGATTTTGAAAGCTACACCGATAAAAACAAATTACTAACACTTTACTTCACTTTGTTTGAAATTTTAACTTTGAATAGAAGTTATGTAGTGTTCTCCTTAAAAGAAAACAAAGAAGGATTAAAAAATCTGTTCAATTTAAAAGAATTCAGAAACCATTTTAAAAAATATATCGTAGATACCGTAAAGTCAGAACCTTCAGAGCCATTCGGGAAAGTGGCGGAAGTAACCGAACCCTTATACTCTGAAGGAGCTTGGCTTCAGTTCTTATTCTTATTGAAATTTTGGATGGATGATACGTCAAAAGGATTCGAAAAAACTGATGTGTTGATTGAGAAGTCAGTAAATACAGTAGTAGATCTATTAGACACTAAACCGTTGGAAAGTTTGTTTGACTTAGGTAAATTCCTCTGGAAAGAAAAAATGCAGTAA
- a CDS encoding tail fiber domain-containing protein encodes MKKSISILIILLLLIVPNNMTAQVGIGTTNPNSALDITSTNNGLLIPRVALTNTSTVLPILTGKASELVYNTATTGDVTPGFYYLSADAGPWVRLATTTANSWLITGNTGIVDGTNYIGTAASTNVDVAFRRNNVAAGKIGTTNTSFGLLAASNNGSTHNTAIGVNALTNSTNAASSNNVAIGFGAMDNLGGNNTAQCVAVGVNAFGSATTNSNSVAIGYNAAQGTSTGIDNTAIGSGALNNNSTGQQSTAVGRNALFGSTGSFNIGIGYAAGYNIGAGTNNTCIGYQSDVSSGLTNGTAIGNGAVCTVSNTMKFGNASVTNNYFSNTVNAVTFTASSDLRYKKEISPISSSLDILSKLQPVNYYFKTEQELTAEKIKSIAFGGDKTHERQVGFIAQEVEKLVPEVVHTDGEGYKSIDYAKFSPFIIKAMQEQQLLIEQLLKTNEKLLKDNQEILKRLEALEKK; translated from the coding sequence ATGAAAAAATCGATATCTATTTTAATAATTTTACTTTTATTGATTGTTCCAAATAACATGACTGCTCAAGTGGGTATAGGAACTACAAATCCAAATAGTGCTCTTGATATAACATCAACCAATAATGGATTATTGATTCCCAGAGTAGCATTAACTAACACATCAACAGTACTTCCTATTCTAACCGGTAAAGCTTCAGAGCTTGTTTATAATACCGCCACTACAGGCGATGTTACTCCCGGATTTTATTACTTGAGTGCCGATGCAGGTCCTTGGGTACGATTGGCTACAACAACAGCCAATTCTTGGCTGATAACAGGAAACACCGGTATCGTTGATGGGACAAATTATATTGGGACAGCCGCTTCTACAAATGTTGATGTGGCTTTCAGGAGAAATAACGTAGCAGCCGGTAAAATAGGAACTACCAACACTTCATTCGGATTATTGGCGGCATCTAATAATGGCTCTACCCACAATACTGCTATCGGAGTGAATGCTCTTACTAACAGTACCAATGCAGCTTCATCTAATAACGTTGCGATTGGATTTGGTGCCATGGATAATTTGGGTGGCAATAACACTGCACAATGTGTTGCAGTGGGTGTAAATGCTTTTGGTTCAGCTACTACAAACAGTAATAGTGTAGCCATAGGTTACAATGCGGCTCAAGGCACTTCAACAGGAATTGACAATACCGCAATTGGTTCAGGAGCTTTGAATAATAATTCTACCGGTCAACAATCAACCGCTGTGGGCAGAAATGCTTTGTTTGGTTCTACGGGAAGTTTTAACATAGGCATAGGATATGCTGCCGGATATAACATTGGTGCCGGAACAAATAACACCTGTATTGGTTATCAATCAGATGTTTCTTCAGGACTTACAAACGGCACAGCCATTGGAAATGGTGCTGTATGTACTGTGAGTAATACAATGAAATTTGGCAATGCATCCGTTACCAATAATTATTTCAGTAATACTGTTAATGCCGTTACTTTTACAGCATCGTCTGATTTGAGATACAAAAAAGAAATAAGTCCCATTTCCTCAAGCTTAGACATTTTAAGCAAATTACAACCTGTCAATTATTATTTTAAAACAGAACAAGAATTAACCGCCGAAAAAATAAAATCAATAGCTTTTGGTGGAGATAAAACCCATGAAAGACAAGTTGGATTTATTGCTCAAGAAGTGGAAAAACTTGTTCCCGAGGTTGTTCATACTGATGGTGAAGGCTACAAATCTATTGACTATGCTAAGTTTTCACCATTCATTATCAAAGCAATGCAAGAACAACAATTACTAATAGAGCAACTTCTCAAAACAAACGAAAAACTTCTCAAAGACAATCAAGAAATCTTAAAACGCTTGGAAGCTTTAGAAAAAAAATAA
- a CDS encoding 3-oxoacyl-ACP synthase III family protein, giving the protein MYHSKITGLGFYVPDNVVTNDDLAKIMDTNDEWIQERTGIKERRHIKRGEDTTTSMGVKAAKIAIERSGVNNDEIDFIVFATISPDFYFPGPGVALQKELGLKTIGALDIRNQCSGFVYALSVADQYIKTGMYKNILVVASEVQSLGLDMTDRGRGVSVIFGDGAGAAMLSREEDVTKGILSTHLHSEGEYAKELAVLAPGMGGRWVTDIIADNNPEDESYFPYMNGQFVFKNAVVRFSEVINEGLQANNLQVSDIDMLIPHQANLRISQFIQQKFKLRDDQVFNNIQKYGNTTAASIPIALTEAWEQGKIKEGDTLVLAAFGSGFTWASAIIKW; this is encoded by the coding sequence ATGTACCACTCCAAAATAACAGGCTTAGGTTTTTATGTTCCCGATAATGTTGTGACCAATGATGATTTGGCCAAAATAATGGATACTAATGACGAATGGATTCAGGAACGAACCGGCATCAAAGAAAGAAGACACATTAAAAGAGGGGAAGACACCACGACTTCTATGGGTGTAAAAGCCGCTAAAATTGCCATAGAACGTTCGGGTGTGAATAATGATGAAATCGATTTTATTGTCTTTGCCACCATTTCACCGGATTTCTATTTCCCCGGACCGGGCGTAGCTTTACAGAAAGAATTGGGATTAAAAACCATAGGCGCTTTGGATATTCGCAACCAATGTTCGGGCTTTGTCTATGCGTTATCGGTAGCCGACCAATACATTAAAACCGGAATGTACAAAAATATTTTAGTCGTGGCTTCCGAAGTGCAATCTTTAGGATTGGATATGACCGATAGAGGCAGAGGTGTTTCCGTGATTTTTGGGGATGGCGCCGGAGCGGCTATGTTGAGCAGAGAAGAAGATGTGACCAAAGGAATCCTGTCAACCCATTTGCATTCAGAAGGAGAATATGCCAAAGAATTAGCGGTTTTAGCACCGGGAATGGGCGGTAGATGGGTAACTGATATCATAGCCGATAATAACCCGGAGGACGAAAGTTACTTTCCTTACATGAACGGACAATTTGTGTTTAAAAATGCGGTAGTTCGTTTTAGCGAAGTGATTAACGAGGGCTTGCAAGCCAACAATTTGCAGGTATCGGATATCGATATGCTGATTCCGCATCAGGCGAATTTGAGAATTTCACAGTTCATTCAGCAGAAATTCAAATTGAGAGATGACCAAGTTTTTAATAATATTCAAAAATACGGAAATACGACAGCGGCTTCCATTCCAATCGCTTTAACCGAAGCTTGGGAACAAGGTAAAATCAAAGAAGGTGACACCCTTGTTTTGGCCGCTTTTGGTAGCGGTTTTACTTGGGCAAGCGCCATTATTAAATGGTAA